A region of Paenibacillus sp. 37 DNA encodes the following proteins:
- a CDS encoding non-ribosomal peptide synthetase: MKKSGAVINKSELIDRILSQMNVTNTVQRTSRDINRFPLSFAQKRLWLQQQIEPASTAYNMVFANEIRGEFDKSAFEQAIGLLVERQEALQVRMDAEEGIPYQYIQEDQPDYEWVDISMYPGDQAERQIVDGIERADGPFDFTRDRLCRFKVFKLNDHRHIFVLMMHHIISDGQSIEIIRRDLLSYYEHFRGVGPLPTYDASATQYIDYAVWQNQLLESKEFANQKRYWIDQLKGHSYTLNLPYDHERPQKRSEEGISIYFTIPAPLTSRLREISEKHHSTLFMVMYTCFAILLRKYSGETDLMIGTPVSNRPQSDLEKIVGFFVNTLVLRSRIHDQQSFLEHLDASKNTILDAFDHQDVPIDLLFDDLIQSRTTGYSPLFQVMFSLGKAGHFEQKDQQAVFREIKLKQINTSKFDMSLDLTEDQDVIKGTFECSRDLFHVSTIERWASNFIALLEHIVDYPGKPIAEVEAVSDEERQKVLYEWNDTVMDYPDHLCVHHLFEASVARTPDQVAVVYGEEQLTYRDLDRQANQLAHLLIEKGIGPDKAVAIGIERSLHLPIALLAVLKAGGAIVPLDLDAPVERNRHMLTDSEASICLINTNKLPIPEDVALLIDVSQPETYTDKPMTVPQSQVGPDHLVAIYYTSGTTGKPKGVSVLHQGWVNRICWMQHQFKLESHETVLQKTTLTFDDVGLEYFWTWMAGARVALLEPGFHRDPYAIIQALKQYEVAIVFFVPSMLKMILERIGGADLEQLASLREVFSSGEALKPEMVAAFHNHLPKRNLHNSYGVTEVSIDSTIHMNVQVEGRRARRNISIGRPIGNNFIYVLDEMQNPVPIGVQGHLYIGGVGLARGYYGDPVKTGQAFFVNPFTDGRIYRTGDIAYYDATGKLYIVGRIDNQLKIRGMRVELGEITDVISRHADIQECAMLAERWGDDEELSLSAYIQLTPSSKILSTDLRNFCRTLLPSHMIPSRFITIDHIPLNSNGKLDKAALKQLDRGTLKDYIAAPQDELEEKVMQIFMDILGVDTVHLHESFFDQGGHSIKAVRLMDVLNRTFHTELSVITLFDYSTVTEIAHIIREGNFPQDQSFVVLKEGGRKDETPLFLIPTGGGNLINYYELVSQLEGLNIYGFVPKGYENDEEPLYTVQELAHYYYGVLTQFNPVGPYRLLGWSFGGNVAFEMARIIEDAGQQLEWLIILDAPARSHERDVRPINKMEALAELAHNNGYEFKRNTDYEEQLKEAMNHFPGENTLRHLKVRLANEVAFDNYYSAKPIQSDIHLLYATAQDERSPVPLTDAQVWHAKTTGICTSIPIPGHHENLIDYNHAVNVAQYVNQMVKG; encoded by the coding sequence ATGAAAAAATCAGGTGCAGTAATAAACAAAAGCGAACTGATTGATCGAATATTAAGTCAGATGAATGTGACCAATACAGTACAGCGCACTTCTCGTGACATAAATCGCTTTCCACTATCTTTTGCTCAGAAGAGGTTGTGGCTTCAGCAGCAGATTGAGCCAGCAAGTACGGCTTATAACATGGTTTTTGCCAATGAGATTAGGGGAGAGTTCGATAAGTCTGCATTCGAACAAGCTATCGGACTGCTGGTGGAGAGGCAAGAGGCATTACAAGTTCGGATGGATGCCGAGGAAGGCATACCTTATCAATATATTCAGGAAGACCAACCGGATTATGAATGGGTTGATATATCAATGTATCCGGGCGATCAGGCTGAAAGGCAGATTGTAGATGGAATTGAAAGGGCCGATGGCCCTTTTGATTTTACCCGAGATAGATTATGCAGATTCAAAGTATTTAAGCTGAACGATCACCGCCACATTTTTGTTCTGATGATGCATCATATCATCTCGGATGGTCAGTCGATCGAGATCATACGAAGAGACCTGTTATCTTATTATGAACATTTCCGCGGAGTAGGCCCTTTGCCGACATATGACGCATCCGCGACCCAATATATAGATTACGCAGTATGGCAGAATCAATTACTGGAAAGTAAGGAGTTTGCTAATCAGAAGAGGTACTGGATCGATCAACTGAAGGGGCACTCCTATACGCTCAATTTGCCATATGACCATGAACGTCCACAGAAACGGAGTGAAGAGGGGATATCAATATACTTCACGATTCCGGCACCTCTTACCAGCAGATTAAGAGAGATTTCGGAGAAGCATCATTCCACGTTATTTATGGTGATGTATACCTGTTTTGCGATTTTGTTACGCAAGTATTCGGGTGAAACGGATCTGATGATTGGTACGCCTGTCTCCAATCGGCCACAGTCCGATCTGGAGAAGATCGTGGGTTTCTTTGTTAATACACTGGTACTGCGAAGCCGTATCCATGATCAACAATCATTTCTGGAGCACCTGGACGCTTCCAAAAATACGATCCTTGATGCATTTGACCATCAGGATGTACCGATTGATCTATTGTTCGATGACCTGATCCAATCTAGAACCACAGGATATTCGCCATTGTTTCAGGTCATGTTCAGTCTGGGGAAAGCGGGCCATTTTGAACAGAAAGATCAACAGGCTGTGTTCAGGGAGATCAAGCTGAAGCAGATCAACACATCCAAATTCGACATGTCCCTGGATTTGACGGAAGATCAGGATGTGATTAAGGGTACGTTTGAATGTAGTCGGGATCTGTTCCACGTGAGTACGATCGAACGCTGGGCCAGTAATTTTATAGCGTTGCTTGAACATATTGTGGATTATCCAGGAAAGCCAATCGCAGAGGTTGAAGCCGTTAGTGATGAAGAACGACAGAAAGTTCTATATGAATGGAACGATACCGTAATGGATTACCCTGATCATCTCTGTGTACATCACCTGTTCGAAGCATCTGTAGCCCGAACCCCGGATCAAGTGGCTGTGGTATATGGGGAAGAACAATTAACTTATCGTGATTTGGACCGCCAAGCGAATCAATTGGCTCATCTTCTGATCGAAAAGGGAATCGGACCTGACAAGGCGGTAGCCATTGGCATAGAACGTTCGCTGCATTTGCCCATTGCCCTTCTAGCCGTGTTAAAAGCGGGAGGAGCTATCGTGCCTCTGGATCTGGATGCACCTGTCGAGCGTAACCGGCACATGTTAACAGACTCGGAAGCGTCGATCTGTCTCATCAATACGAATAAGTTGCCGATTCCCGAGGATGTTGCCCTTCTGATCGACGTATCTCAGCCTGAAACATATACGGACAAGCCGATGACAGTTCCACAGTCACAAGTAGGGCCTGATCATTTGGTAGCTATTTATTATACGTCAGGCACTACAGGGAAACCGAAGGGGGTATCTGTGCTGCACCAGGGGTGGGTGAACCGAATCTGCTGGATGCAGCATCAATTCAAGCTGGAATCCCATGAAACGGTACTTCAAAAAACAACTCTGACCTTTGATGATGTCGGTCTTGAATACTTCTGGACATGGATGGCAGGGGCAAGGGTTGCCCTGTTGGAGCCAGGATTCCATCGTGATCCGTATGCGATTATTCAAGCTTTGAAGCAATATGAAGTGGCCATCGTCTTTTTTGTTCCGAGTATGTTGAAAATGATTTTGGAGCGAATTGGTGGGGCGGATCTGGAGCAGTTAGCGTCATTACGGGAAGTATTCTCTAGTGGAGAGGCATTAAAGCCCGAGATGGTTGCAGCGTTCCACAACCATCTTCCCAAGCGTAATCTGCATAACAGTTACGGGGTAACCGAGGTTTCCATTGATTCGACCATTCATATGAATGTGCAAGTAGAAGGTCGTCGTGCTCGAAGAAATATATCCATTGGTCGTCCAATCGGGAACAATTTCATCTACGTTTTGGATGAGATGCAGAATCCGGTGCCCATCGGGGTTCAGGGCCATTTGTATATTGGTGGTGTTGGGCTGGCGAGGGGGTACTATGGAGATCCCGTGAAGACCGGACAGGCTTTCTTCGTGAACCCGTTTACGGATGGAAGGATCTACAGGACGGGTGACATTGCTTATTACGACGCCACTGGCAAATTATATATTGTCGGTCGAATAGACAATCAATTGAAGATCAGAGGCATGCGTGTAGAGTTGGGGGAAATCACCGATGTAATCTCCAGACACGCTGATATTCAGGAGTGTGCGATGCTGGCTGAGCGATGGGGAGATGATGAAGAACTTTCACTGAGTGCCTATATACAGCTGACTCCATCTTCTAAGATTCTCAGTACGGACCTTCGCAACTTCTGCCGAACCCTGCTGCCAAGTCACATGATTCCCTCACGTTTCATTACGATTGATCATATTCCGCTGAACAGTAACGGTAAGTTGGACAAGGCGGCGCTGAAGCAGCTGGATCGTGGCACATTGAAGGATTATATTGCTGCCCCGCAGGATGAGCTGGAAGAAAAGGTCATGCAGATCTTCATGGATATCCTTGGTGTGGATACCGTACATCTTCATGAAAGCTTTTTCGATCAGGGTGGCCATTCAATCAAAGCGGTCCGTTTAATGGATGTTCTGAACAGAACATTTCATACCGAGCTATCCGTGATCACTCTGTTTGATTACTCCACCGTGACCGAGATTGCACATATCATTCGGGAGGGGAACTTTCCTCAAGACCAATCGTTTGTTGTGTTGAAAGAAGGCGGCCGTAAAGATGAAACCCCGCTGTTCCTCATTCCAACAGGTGGTGGCAATCTGATCAATTATTATGAGTTGGTTAGTCAACTGGAAGGATTGAATATTTACGGGTTTGTACCAAAAGGATATGAAAATGACGAAGAACCGCTCTATACCGTCCAGGAGCTGGCTCACTATTATTATGGTGTTCTTACACAATTCAATCCGGTAGGCCCGTACCGATTACTGGGTTGGTCCTTTGGTGGCAATGTGGCATTTGAGATGGCACGGATCATTGAAGATGCGGGACAACAGCTGGAGTGGTTGATCATTCTGGATGCACCTGCCCGAAGCCATGAACGGGATGTTCGTCCAATAAATAAGATGGAGGCTCTTGCCGAATTAGCACACAATAACGGATATGAGTTCAAGCGCAATACAGACTATGAGGAACAGTTAAAAGAAGCCATGAATCACTTCCCAGGTGAAAACACGCTTAGACATCTCAAAGTGCGTTTGGCCAATGAAGTGGCCTTTGATAACTACTATTCAGCAAAACCGATTCAGTCCGATATCCATCTATTGTACGCAACCGCTCAGGATGAACGAAGTCCAGTTCCGTTAACGGATGCACAAGTTTGGCATGCCAAGACGACAGGTATATGCACTTCAATTCCGATTCCAGGTCATCATGAGAATCTGATCGACTACAATCATGCAGTGAATGTGGCCCAATATGTGAATCAAATGGTGAAGGGATGA
- a CDS encoding MFS transporter, which produces MEIFKNKNFSLMFFGRILTNIGDSLYAVSAMWLVYNLGGSSFYTGLAGFLSILPKLIQLLSGPMIDRIPIRGILVYSQLIQALLLLIVPIAAYYDFLSVGLVLVITPILNICNTWVYPVQMSALPRVLEKHQLTQGNSLFSIAYQGIDVACNAISGMLIVALGAVSLYFWNAIGFFIGALLFSQLRIAPYIMESKMKKEQGTYDETTEQASGSTPSGMRLFLRNYTDDMVSGIRLLTQTALAKLLFGIMVINAAGGATFSVLPLYSDQIGGANIYGLMLMAQALGSVIGATCAPYLRLENVRLGRLYSVAYIISGIAWIGCIFTPWSWLSILVYGLAWVPGGAVNVIINTVVQKGVPQQYLGLVFSATMALSGIAMPIGSLIGGTLGVWLHSSTVITLSGITVVLVGVYWMLDRVSRNLPKTEQLDEGHFNFTPRGGTARSNTEMGA; this is translated from the coding sequence ATGGAGATTTTCAAAAACAAGAACTTCAGTTTGATGTTTTTTGGCAGAATCTTAACCAACATTGGAGATAGCTTATATGCGGTATCCGCCATGTGGCTGGTCTACAATCTGGGAGGCTCCTCATTTTATACTGGACTCGCGGGATTTTTGTCCATTTTGCCGAAGCTTATTCAACTGTTGTCCGGACCGATGATAGATCGGATCCCGATTCGAGGGATTCTGGTATACAGTCAATTAATTCAGGCCTTATTGTTATTAATTGTGCCTATTGCAGCGTACTATGATTTTCTGAGCGTCGGCTTGGTATTGGTGATCACCCCTATTTTGAATATATGTAATACCTGGGTGTACCCTGTTCAGATGTCAGCTCTGCCAAGAGTATTGGAGAAACACCAACTCACGCAGGGCAATTCCCTGTTCTCCATCGCTTATCAGGGGATTGATGTGGCTTGTAATGCTATCTCCGGGATGCTCATTGTTGCGCTGGGTGCGGTGTCTTTGTATTTTTGGAATGCCATCGGTTTCTTCATAGGTGCTTTATTATTCTCTCAATTGCGGATTGCTCCTTATATCATGGAATCGAAGATGAAGAAGGAACAGGGTACATATGATGAGACTACTGAACAGGCGAGTGGGAGTACACCGTCAGGAATGCGTTTGTTTTTAAGGAATTACACCGATGATATGGTGAGTGGAATCAGGCTGCTTACACAGACGGCATTGGCCAAGTTACTCTTTGGCATTATGGTAATTAATGCTGCAGGAGGAGCGACATTTAGTGTACTTCCCCTATATAGTGATCAGATCGGCGGAGCCAATATCTACGGGTTGATGCTGATGGCACAGGCGCTTGGCAGCGTCATAGGTGCAACATGTGCACCGTATCTCAGACTGGAAAATGTACGTTTGGGTCGATTGTATTCTGTGGCATACATCATATCAGGAATTGCCTGGATTGGGTGCATATTTACCCCGTGGAGCTGGCTGAGCATTCTGGTATATGGACTGGCCTGGGTTCCTGGCGGAGCCGTTAACGTCATCATTAATACCGTTGTTCAGAAGGGGGTACCGCAGCAATATTTGGGTTTGGTGTTCTCCGCGACGATGGCGTTAAGCGGCATAGCCATGCCAATCGGCAGTCTGATCGGTGGTACGTTGGGAGTCTGGCTACACAGTTCTACAGTCATCACTTTATCTGGAATTACCGTTGTTCTGGTAGGGGTATACTGGATGCTTGATCGCGTATCCCGCAACCTGCCCAAGACGGAGCAACTGGATGAAGGACATTTCAATTTCACACCACGCGGCGGCACGGCTCGCTCGAATACCGAAATGGGGGCTTAA
- a CDS encoding S-layer homology domain-containing protein produces the protein MVYPKHKMHSLFALPLAGLLFLLWGAQAAHAEQVDSLLPERSQQEIVQKWNQWMNDNDTSPLYTETPSTSAPYFAGVVSDAYLDQGLNAANFYRFIAGLQGDLVLDPTLNRQAQHGAVVVSTGGYLSHYPEQPGDMPKDFFDTGSKSASSSNLYVTSSAKNNVLTKSIQAYMNDSDASNIDRLGHRRWILSPQLQRIGFGLATRSEAGKTYDQYYSAMQVFDKSRTGGTSFNYSLFPNQGAFPIEAFGSTQAWSVQLNTDVFAKPSLSEVQVEMTRTSDQRTWTFNAKNQNSGFPTGYYNVDPADKQWFNQAYFNVETGGYGYGYAIIFRPDDVQLLKNGDTFNIQITGLQKKNGTAAEISYSTRFFHVDGVQDTTLTRIKPGQPNLNVRTGEQIDLPSITAVNDNGTSYVPQSNVSFTTTSDRIAIKDGKIIGLQAGKAEIRIRFEGKEAVVSVTVTGIPQLTDIRTHWAKDAIQWAVQQEMVSGYEDGTFKPNNQVSEAEFLSMLFKLYANSHVIQSIDAVEGQAIKGNIWSDRYYTYASALNLKLDASKQNPKLRNHALNRTEVAVIVAGLGGKNYTQDDDAIRYLLNMGYSSGKTAATVQGYAGQESLTRAEAVVFLQNLKEKGFELWSRPKNATEATENEKNGGLPDQTMKAVYSADHTLVLQGTFPTYANQTMPIKIHGPSPVVEHIQTQQVTTDAYGNFKLTVSNLDAKELNLYVDVREDYAYWISVEAGRTAISDYTE, from the coding sequence ATGGTTTATCCGAAACATAAAATGCATTCGCTGTTCGCTCTACCCTTGGCAGGCCTGCTGTTTCTATTATGGGGTGCTCAAGCGGCACATGCGGAACAGGTAGACAGTTTGTTGCCTGAGCGAAGTCAGCAGGAGATTGTTCAGAAGTGGAATCAGTGGATGAATGACAATGATACATCTCCCCTGTATACAGAGACACCTTCGACAAGTGCTCCCTACTTTGCTGGTGTGGTAAGTGATGCCTATCTGGATCAGGGTCTGAACGCAGCCAACTTTTATCGTTTTATTGCGGGGCTGCAGGGAGATCTTGTCCTTGATCCTACCTTGAATCGTCAAGCCCAGCATGGGGCTGTTGTGGTCTCCACAGGTGGATACCTGTCCCATTATCCAGAACAGCCAGGAGATATGCCAAAGGATTTCTTTGACACAGGTTCAAAGTCTGCTAGCAGCTCCAATCTTTACGTTACCAGCAGTGCCAAGAATAACGTCCTGACAAAAAGCATTCAGGCCTACATGAATGATTCGGATGCCTCCAATATTGATCGACTGGGTCACCGGCGCTGGATTTTGAGCCCACAACTGCAACGGATCGGATTTGGACTTGCCACTCGTAGTGAAGCAGGCAAGACATATGATCAGTACTATAGTGCCATGCAGGTATTTGATAAAAGCAGAACTGGGGGAACTTCGTTCAATTACAGTCTGTTCCCGAATCAAGGCGCTTTTCCAATCGAAGCCTTTGGCAGCACACAGGCCTGGTCTGTTCAACTTAATACAGATGTATTTGCGAAGCCATCACTGTCTGAGGTACAGGTCGAGATGACTCGGACTTCCGATCAACGTACGTGGACCTTTAACGCCAAGAATCAGAACAGCGGCTTTCCAACCGGTTATTACAACGTGGACCCTGCGGATAAACAATGGTTTAATCAAGCCTATTTCAATGTAGAGACAGGTGGATATGGATATGGCTACGCCATCATCTTCCGTCCCGACGATGTGCAATTGTTAAAAAACGGTGATACGTTCAACATTCAAATTACAGGTCTGCAAAAGAAGAACGGTACAGCGGCGGAAATCTCATACTCCACGCGTTTCTTCCATGTGGACGGTGTACAAGATACAACTCTTACTCGTATAAAACCAGGACAACCAAACCTGAACGTTCGAACTGGAGAACAGATTGATCTGCCTTCGATCACTGCCGTGAATGATAACGGAACATCCTATGTTCCACAATCTAACGTCTCCTTCACCACGACGTCAGATCGCATCGCCATCAAGGATGGTAAAATCATTGGACTTCAGGCTGGTAAAGCCGAAATTCGGATTCGTTTTGAAGGGAAAGAAGCGGTTGTCTCTGTTACGGTAACGGGAATTCCCCAATTAACTGATATCCGCACACATTGGGCAAAAGATGCCATTCAATGGGCCGTTCAACAGGAGATGGTCAGTGGATACGAGGATGGAACGTTCAAACCCAACAATCAGGTGAGTGAAGCCGAATTCCTCTCCATGTTGTTCAAGCTGTATGCGAATTCCCATGTCATTCAGAGCATCGATGCTGTAGAGGGACAAGCTATCAAAGGAAACATCTGGAGTGATCGTTATTATACCTATGCTTCCGCGTTGAATCTGAAACTGGATGCCAGCAAACAGAATCCGAAGCTGCGCAATCATGCCTTGAACCGAACAGAAGTAGCCGTAATCGTGGCGGGGCTTGGCGGTAAAAATTATACCCAGGATGACGATGCCATCCGGTATCTGCTGAACATGGGATACTCTTCAGGCAAAACCGCAGCTACGGTGCAAGGTTATGCGGGACAAGAATCCTTGACCCGGGCAGAGGCCGTTGTTTTTCTCCAGAACCTGAAGGAAAAAGGCTTCGAACTATGGAGCAGACCGAAGAATGCCACTGAAGCTACCGAGAATGAAAAGAATGGCGGACTACCGGATCAGACCATGAAAGCAGTATATTCCGCCGATCACACACTAGTCCTTCAAGGTACGTTCCCGACGTATGCCAACCAGACGATGCCAATTAAAATCCATGGTCCTTCGCCTGTTGTAGAGCACATCCAGACGCAGCAGGTTACAACAGATGCCTATGGCAATTTCAAACTAACGGTAAGTAACCTTGATGCGAAGGAACTTAACCTCTATGTGGACGTGCGCGAAGATTATGCCTACTGGATCAGTGTAGAGGCGGGGCGAACTGCGATAAGTGATTATACAGAGTAA